The Arthrobacter oryzae DNA window AGCGGCGGACTGACCGCCGTCGGGCAGAAGCTGGCCCAGCTTCCGGTAGACCCCCGGCTCGGCCGGATGATCGTGGAGGCCGGCAAGCGCGGCTGCGTCCGCGAGGTCATGATCCTCGCAGCAGCGCTGACGATCCAGGACCCGCGCGAGCGCCCTACCGACAAGCAGCAGCTCGCCGCGGAAAAGCACGCCCGCTTCCGGGACGAGAATTCGGACTTCACCGGCTTCCTGAACCTCTGGAACTACCTTCAGGAAAAGCAGCAGGAACTCTCCTCCACGCAGTTCCGGCGCCTGTGCCGGACCGAGTTCATCAACTACCTCCGGGTGCGGGAATGGCAGGACCTCTTCGCCCAGCTCCGCCAGCTCGCCCGGCCGCTGGGGATCAGCCTCGACAACAAGCGCCTCGCCGACCCGGTGGGCAACCACGACGGCATCCACATCAGCCTGCTCTCCGGCCTGCTCAGCCACATCGGCATCCTCGACGAACGCAAGCGCGAATACGCCGGCGCCCGCGGCAGCCGCTTCGCGATCTTCCCCGGCTCGGCGCTGTTCAAGAAGTCCCCCACCTTCGTGATGGCCGCGGAACTGGTGGAAACGAGCCGACTATGGGCCCGTGTGGCCGCAAAGTTCGACCCCCTCTGGGCCGAGCAGGTGGCCCCGGACCTGGTCAAGCGAAGCTACAGCGAACCGCACTGGTCCAAGAAGATGGGCTCGGTGATGGCCCATGAGAAGGTCACCCTGTACGGCGTGCCCATCATCCCCGGCCGCCGGATCAACTACGGCAAGGTGGAGCCGGAGCTGTGCCGCGAACTGTTCATCCGGCACGCGCTCGTCGAGGGTGACTGGCAGACCCACCACAAGTTCTTCCACCGCAACCGCGCACTGCTCCACGAGGTTGAGGAGCTCGAGGCCCGGATGCGGCGCCGGGACATCTTGGTGGACGACGAGACGCTCTTCGAGTTCTACGACGCCCGGATCGGCCGGGACGTGGTGTCTGAGCGGCACTTCGACAAGTGGTGGAAGGACGCCCGCCAGCAGGATCCCGCGCTGCTCGACTTCGACCAGTCCCTGCTGATCAGCGAGGACGCCGATGCCCTGGATGATTCGGCCTACCCGAAAACCTGGCTGCACAAGGGCTTCGAACTGCCGCTGAGCTATGAGTTCCATCCGGTTGCGCCCGGCTCGCCGCCGAATCCGTCCGACGGCGTCACCGCCGAGGTTCCGGTGCTCTTCCTGAACCAGCTCGACGACGCCGCCTTCCGCTGGCTCATTCCGGGCCAGCGCGTGGAGCTGGTGACTGCCCTGATCAAGTCGCTACCCAAGCAGATCCGGAAGAACTTCGTCCCGGCCCCGGACGTTGCACGGCAGGCCGTCGCAGCCCTCGAGGCGGACTTCGATCCCGCGACCGACGATCTCGAACCCTCGCTGGAACTGGTCCTGCGCCGGATCCGCGGGCAGGTCATTCCGCCGGGATCCTGGAACTGGGATGCGGTGCCTCCGCACCTCCGGGTGAGTTTCCGCGTGGTTGATTCCAAGGGCAAGACCCTGGATGAGGGCAAGGACCTGGCTGCACTGCAGGAACGGCTTGCCCCGGCCACCCGGCGGGCCATCGCCGAGTCGCTGGGCGCCACCCCGGGGACGACGGCCCCCAAGGGCCCGAATGGCCGGCAGCCCGCCACTGCGCCCGGGGAGACGGGCGGGGCCAGCCCCTCGCAGGTCGGTGCTGCCGCACCCGGGTTCGCGGAGAAGACCGGCCTGACGGACTGGACCTTCGGGACCCTGCAGCGCCAGGTCCAGGGCATGGTGAAAGGACATACCGTCACCGGTTACCCCGCCTTGGTCGATGAAGGCACCTCCGTTGCCCTCCGGCTGTTCCAGACGAGCTCAGAACAGGAGCAGGCCATGCGCGGCGGCGTCATCCGCCTCCTCGCACTGAAAGTGCCCGCGCCGGACCGCTACGTCCTGGAACACCTGAACAACACCGAGAAGCTCACGTTCAGCCAAAACCCGCACGGCTCGGTATCGGCCCTGATCGCGGACTGCGCGCTGGCTGCGATCGACAAGCTCACGCCGGCCGAACTGCCGTGGGACGAAGCATCCTTCAAAGCCCTGTACGAGCAAGTCCGGGCCGAACTGATCGACACGGTGTTCACGGTCACCGCCGTCGTGGAGCGGATCCTGGCCAGCACGCGCCGGATCGAAAAGCAGCTCAAGGGCACCACCAGCCTTGCCCTGATCAGCGCCCTCAACGATGTGAAGAGCCAGCTCGAACAACTCGTCTTCCCGGGTTTTGTGGCACGCACGGGCTACGCCCAGCTCAGCCAGTTGCCCCGCTACCTGGCCGCGATCGAGAAACGGCTGGAGAAGCTTCCCGGGAACGTCCAGCGGGACGCCCTGCACATGGCCGCGATCCAGGCCCTGGAGGACGACTACGACGATGCCGTCTCGGCGCTGCTGCCCGGGCGCCGTGCGGGAGCTGAGTTAACGCAGGTGCGCTGGATGATCGAAGAGCTCCGGGTGAGCTTCTTCGCCGTCGAGCTCGGAACAGCCTATTCGGTCTCCGAGAAGCGGATCCGCGCGGTCCTGAATAAAGCCCTCGCCCCGGTGTAGCGTCCCGAAGGCAACCACGCCGGTCCACGCCGGTCCACTCCGGCCCGGGGCCGGAACCTCAGGCGGCGGGAACGTGGTCGCCGTGCCCGGCCTGGCGGAGCCCTTCGCGGAGTTTTTCGGCGTTGGCGTCCAGCCGTGCG harbors:
- the hrpA gene encoding ATP-dependent RNA helicase HrpA; its protein translation is MTFHISYPAELPVSERREDLMAAIAANQVTIIAGETGSGKTTQIPKMCLELGLGDNGLIGHTQPRRLAARTVAERIAEELGVEIGQEVGFQVRFTGEVSRSTKVKLMTDGILLAEIQRDKLLRKYNAIIIDEAHERSLNIDFILGYLKRILPQRPDLKIIITSATIDPERFAKHFGTEDEPSPIIEVSGRTFPVEIRYRPLSQPAGGAAGDDDDAGPASDDELEEDRDPLDAVCDAVDELALEAPGDILIFFSGEREIRDAAEALNARIQSNRRLAGTEVLPLFARLSLQEQHKVFHPGSKRRIVLATNVAETSLTVPGIKYVVDTGTARISRYSHRTKVQRLPIERVSQASANQRSGRCGRVSDGIAIRLYSEDDYESRPQFTDPEILRTNLAAVILQMTAMGVARGPKDVENFPFVEPPDSRAINDGVTLLRELGALSAVRPGDAKSGGLTAVGQKLAQLPVDPRLGRMIVEAGKRGCVREVMILAAALTIQDPRERPTDKQQLAAEKHARFRDENSDFTGFLNLWNYLQEKQQELSSTQFRRLCRTEFINYLRVREWQDLFAQLRQLARPLGISLDNKRLADPVGNHDGIHISLLSGLLSHIGILDERKREYAGARGSRFAIFPGSALFKKSPTFVMAAELVETSRLWARVAAKFDPLWAEQVAPDLVKRSYSEPHWSKKMGSVMAHEKVTLYGVPIIPGRRINYGKVEPELCRELFIRHALVEGDWQTHHKFFHRNRALLHEVEELEARMRRRDILVDDETLFEFYDARIGRDVVSERHFDKWWKDARQQDPALLDFDQSLLISEDADALDDSAYPKTWLHKGFELPLSYEFHPVAPGSPPNPSDGVTAEVPVLFLNQLDDAAFRWLIPGQRVELVTALIKSLPKQIRKNFVPAPDVARQAVAALEADFDPATDDLEPSLELVLRRIRGQVIPPGSWNWDAVPPHLRVSFRVVDSKGKTLDEGKDLAALQERLAPATRRAIAESLGATPGTTAPKGPNGRQPATAPGETGGASPSQVGAAAPGFAEKTGLTDWTFGTLQRQVQGMVKGHTVTGYPALVDEGTSVALRLFQTSSEQEQAMRGGVIRLLALKVPAPDRYVLEHLNNTEKLTFSQNPHGSVSALIADCALAAIDKLTPAELPWDEASFKALYEQVRAELIDTVFTVTAVVERILASTRRIEKQLKGTTSLALISALNDVKSQLEQLVFPGFVARTGYAQLSQLPRYLAAIEKRLEKLPGNVQRDALHMAAIQALEDDYDDAVSALLPGRRAGAELTQVRWMIEELRVSFFAVELGTAYSVSEKRIRAVLNKALAPV